TGGGATGGTTTTTGACCCCTCAAGAAGTCAATGATGAATTTGAGTATAATACTAAAATAAGTTCATAACTTGTCCCCcattttttctgtgatgtaaTAGTTTAAGGCATGTGCAGATGGTCTACAAAGGTGACCAGAGGAAAAACGGCTTTCACAGAGGCAACAGTGACAGCAACCAGGGTGGATAATAAAATCCCAATGAGCTATTAAAGTCAGTTCCTACAATTGTGTTGTGAGAAGAAAGGCACTATGTTGagaatattatttcaaatgattAAGCTGTTGTACACTCTCATAAATGGAGCTGTTGTTTTCGTGTTTGAAATCCACAAACAAGTGTGGTCTTTGTTAGGTCTTCCCCATAACCTATTGCATGACAACATACATCAAAGAGGTGCATTGTCCTGGAAACCCAGTTGTCAGTAAATCTACCCTTAAAACTACACACCAAtaagaggaaagggaggaaaaatattgtGAAGCTACAAATAACTCTGAAAAGAACAAGTAACCTAAGTGATTGAGTGAGGCATTTGAGCCTTTCATACAATATTCTCTCAGTggaatctttttaaaatgacagcattttaCAATGAGTCTGCTGAATAAAAAAACTGTTGTATAACTAAATCTTGTTACAGTTCTGCACAGCTTGGAAAGCAATTGATTCAAAGCTGATAAATTGTTCTATCATGTAGATATTGTATTACAAGGTTATTATGAAGTAGAAAGGGCAGAATCATGGAACAACGTGAGCTGGAACAAGATTCAGTAAATCAGAGCAGACAGTAGTGTACTTGTTAAATAGCTCCGCTCAGAAAACCgcaaacattaattttcatagtttcaaaacaaaatattctttgtttaaCTGTATCTGTTGTTTTATAAAATGAGGAACACTGAAGAAGGCTAAATCCTTTCCCTAACAATTCATTGCCATGAAATAaacagttataaataaataaataacaggtGTTCTTTTTATCCTACTGAAACTGCTACATACCAGACTGAGGACAGAATTTGGCATAAAGATAAGGGTAGGCTCATTAGGAAGGTAACACACCCTTGTCAGTTAAACTGGACTAATTCTATCCCTTGATACTTAAAGGCAgaagaatataattaaaattccTTACAATGTCTCATTTTTCCATAACTAGTTGTTCATGCTTCTGTTCAAATATCAGGGCCTGTATGCGGTGGGAAACTTCTTGCCAAGTGAGGAGAATATGTTTCACCAGAATTTTCACAGAGAACCCCTGAGGTCTTTGACAGACCTCAGCCAAGATGCCAACAGAATCCTGCCAGGTAAAAATGGAAGCAGCACTGATGGCATCGCCTCTCACCGTTCGGAAAGTATCCTGAACAGAAACCACAGAGATTCTGGGTCTCTGACTAACATCAAGAGAGCAAATGCTGATGTAGAAATCATAACACCACGAAGCCcaatgggaaaggaaaacatggtTACTTTCAGCAACACTTTGCCAAGAGTCAACACGCCATCCTTGGAAGATCCAGCAAGACGAAATGCAACAATTCATGCATCAATGGATTCTGCCCGCTCCAAACAGCTGCTTTCCCAGTGGAAGAATAAGAACGAGAGCCGAAAGTTGTCACTGCAAGTAATAGAGACTGAGTCTGGCCAGTCACCACCAAGAGCTATTGAAATGAGGTCAAGCTCAGAGCCTTCCAGAGTGGGTGTAAATGGTGATCATCATGGCCCAAGCAGCCAATACCTGAAAATTCAACCTGGCAGCGTACCAGGTTGTAACAACTCAGGTCTTTCTGGTGGGCCAAGGGTCTCTATTCAGTCACGTCCTGGCTCTTCCCAGTTAGTGCATATTCCTGAAGAGACTCAGGAAAATGTGAACACGTCTCCCAAAAGTAGTTCAGCTAGAGCTAAATGGTTGAAAGCTGCTGAGAAGAGTGTTGCATGTAGAAGCAACAGCCAGCCAAGAATCATGCAAGTAATAGCCATGTCTAAGCAGCAAGGAGTGCTTCAAGGCAGTCCAAAGGGTTCAGAGGGAAGCACAGTCACTTGTACAGGAGCCATCAGATACAAAACCTTGACAGACCACGAGCCAAGCAGCATTGTCAGAGTCGAGGCCCATCCAGAAAATAACAGACCTGTAATTCAGATGCCATCAGAAGGTGAAGGAAGTGGGTCATGGAAATGGAAAGGTCCTGAAAAAGTCACCCTTCGTCAGACATATGAGCTAAATGATCTCAACAGAGACTCTGAGAGCTGTGACTCCTTAAAAGACAGTTATGGGTCAGGTGACAGGAAAAGGAGCAACATAGATAACAGTGAGCATCACCATCATGGAATCACTACAATAAGAGTTACACCTGTGGAGGGAAGTGAGATTGGCTCAGAGACCCTGTCCATTTCTTCTAGCCGGGACTCAACACTTCGAAGAAAAGGTAACATAATTTTAATCCCTGAACGAGGGAGCAGTCCAGAGAACACCAGAAACATCTTCTATAAAGGCACATCCCCCACACGAGCATACAAAGAGTGAGAGGAGACATATCAGCTGGTCCGTACCACCACAAAGGAAACACATCCTCACACAGGTTCTGCTGTTTGTTTAGAACTGATATTTACCTTTGATGTGCCAAATTATCGACCAGCAGCCCAACTGTTGTTGAACACTGCTGATTTGCAATGTGCATGAGCCTGTGGAAATCACGTGGTGGGGGGAAAAGCACAATGCCAGAACCTAACTAATGTGAAACGTTTTCATGCAACTTGTTTCTTCAGACTCAAAACATTTATCTGAGGGTGATGTCAATCAAAAAATAGTCTTGAACACAGACACTTTATTTCCTGAATGTgccaactttttattttatttatatttgtgtcCAAAATCAACTGAATTTTTCATAGCAAATGCTGTATGTGTGGTATATATTCACCTTTGCAGAATTTGCACCACATCTTTAATACAGGATGGTGCTGATAACTTtacatgttttgaaaatttgCATACTTATTAGACTCTACAAACACATGGCATATTGATGTGcagttactttaaaataatattgctaATACTATGATGATGCTGGCTGCATTCATTTAgcataagaaatatttacagctttgtTATAGTGGATCTGTCACATTCAAAGATTGCAAAGATTTTGTGTAGTTCTTTAAGATGTCTACTGCAACAAAAAATGACGTTCCATTAGAATGGAATACCTATCTATTTGGAATAGTTTTGCTGCTACTgctcaacttttattttaagaacaggtGCTACTAATGAAGACGCTGCTTCTTAGTGGGCTAACTTGTAGAActgtttaaaattatgtttttaaggGGTCTTTTAAAGTACTACAAGTAATtcagattttgcatttttaaatctctcaTTCTGTCCTTCAGCAACctttcaatttttctgttagtttttGACTTTATAATGTGTGACACCAATAACTGCAAGATGTGCAGACATGAAAGGTGAGCCATGAGCAAATAAAAGTAAACCACCAGTTTCCCGATCAGCTTCAAAAGAGACAATAATTAATATCATAGCTCACAACTCGAAGCAGTCATTCAGCACACTTGCTTAGCATGCCACAAGAACAATCACAAGTTTCACCCCACTCACCATCATTTAGGGGATTTaaactttgctttaaaaatggaatgCCTTGGTATTGCAGAATCACTACATGAGTGTTGCGTTGTGCCACCACTACTGTTCAGGTTCCATGACACACTGTCCAGAGCCTTCTTAAGGATTCTATTTTTCCCCTTACCACCACCACTTAAGAATATGGAGGGCCTCTGCACATGAGAGAACACAGATTACTTTAGTAAATTAAGCTTGGGatgcaatgaaagaaaacttatCTGCTAAAGACCTCCCTTGCCCAAAATGGTTGAACAGCCAAGCTCTGAAATGATTATGCATAGCACATCCTGGGcatgctggaagaaaaacatcGTTCAGTTTGGCTGTGACGTAAATAACAAACCATGGAGGAAGCCATGGGCAATGCTCATCCCGTGCAGCTCCTCATTCTCTCCTAGATTTTCAACCTGAAGAACTAATACCAAATATGTGCCTGCTCTACTGCCAGGAAGGGAGGGAATGACTTTGCAGTCCCCTCACTGAAAAAGCAGTGGGTAACAGATCAGTTCTGTTATCTGGCTTATTTAGTAGAGTGTTTTGCTCTAAGACTTCTTCTGATTTGGGGTACCAGGCAACAAGATATATACTACATAGTCAGAATCTGTCTACAGACCCTAACCCACAGATCTCTGAGGAAAATCCCACCCTGCTTCAGCCAAGTAGGAGGTAGAAGGAAGAATCGTCCCATCCCAGGAAGATAAATAGCACAACACACATgcagaccaaaaaataaaaaattaaaaaaaaattcaaaccaAAATCCCAAACCCAACCCCAAGCCTGAGAAATTGCAGAAGTAGGAGGATGGTATTTGCTAATCTGCATAGAAGAAGGGATTCATAGTCAATAGAAAGCTTTATATACTTTCCCATATACCCCAGTGCTCCAAGCTTATCTGAGGGTTGTCAGCCAACCCTATCTGGTAATGCTTCTCCCACCTGCCCATCACCTAGTGCTGTGAAAAATATTGTCCCTTAAGGAAATGCCCATCCTTTTCCTGCTAGTAATAGACAAAGACCTCAGCATGCATGTGATAATTGGGTGGAAGTATTCTGCAGGTTACACATAAGGAGACAGTACCCTGCAACCTCACTGGATATGTATGTTGAAGGCACGCTTTAAGGTACAGTAGCTGGGACAGGTAATCACAGGTGCcgaggaaacaaacaaacagagtaatttttttagaaatgtgttCTCAGACTCTAGTATACAaatcaggattttattttatttttctctttttaaaacagtgtaTCTTTAGACCTTGGTATTTAATACCAAATTTTGTATAAGGATCCTAGGAATTACAAACACTTAGAgtgtaatgaaaaaaacacctttggaGTTAGTTTAGTCTAGGTACATGATAAAGAAGGTAAGATTAGCTTTAAAAAGACTGGGTAAGACACAATCATTGTTGGCCTATCAatgcagggaaataaaacacaatcaTTTGTTAGTTTGTAAGTGCAGGGCAAAAGAACATAAGGAGATGAACctggaaataatggaaaattgaAATGGAGAATAATggcaataaaacaaatattagaaaatattccCTCTGGCAATTTAGCTGTTTTGGAAACTGCAGGATTCCTGGTGGGAGTGTTTGTTCTCTATTCCTTGGTTTTACTCAAATATATATTGGCATACGTGTTGCTTTTATTACTCTAAAACTTGCTGCACTATTTCAAGTGCAGTGTGATATTTTTCCTAAGGTTTCCTATTTCttaacaaaagattttaaagctcTTGTGTAATCATTGAAATTGTGTTCTTTACATAAATATTGATATATTCTTTTTTACTCAAAGTGCCAAAGGctactgtttttaataatgGCTTATCAAATTATATTACGTTAGAGAGCAGAAAAGTAATAATATATACATTGGAACTCAGACCTCTGCATGTATATTTGATAAGGAGCCTTTTGTAAAATTACTCTTTGTTTACATTCCACTGAtaccttaatttaaaattaaacaaatttaCAGGTGACATCTTCTTAGTGTTCTGATTTTCTTACTTGCTAACAGGCACGAATTTCTTTGTTAGGCTGTGCtttactgaaaaaagaaaatactcaaaaataaaaatatgtttttaaatgagaactCTATATAAAGTATTgtgtttaataaaatgttatgcaatgttttaaaatggaaaagaatttgTAAATTgctataaatgtattttgttaaataagTACAAATCAATGCTATTGTGTTTATTGTGCTAAcatcatgaaaataaagataaaattattcattGATGTTCAGTCATCTCATCTGTAGTGAAACAGAGTCCTATTCccctgcaaaattatttttcaatattaagTTTCTCAGGACACATCAAAGTGATCATCAGTGGGAAACCTCAAAACCTAGCATCGTAATAAGAAATCATGAGGAACAGTCTTCAAACAAGAGGATctctatctgaaaaaaaaaaaaaatgtgaaaaaaaaaaaaaaaagtgcattggGAACTTCATGCCATGGCAGGATACATTTTCTAGATCTTTTTGGAGGACCAGCTATACAATGCTATGCCCCTAATACCTTTAAAGCATCTTTCTAGTGTTGGGTAGAGGTGCTGGACAtggtgaggccccacttggatTTGTGAATTAGAACAGGGCAAGTGTCAGGAGCAACGCCAGAGGAAGAACTCTCCCCGAGAGAAGAGGGTTGTATACAGGATACAGTCATTGGGTGACAAACACCCTATTGCTGCCAGCAGTGAAGACCATTACAAGTAGCAGCCTGCTGTTCAAAATACTGTCTTTCTATAAACCACAAAAAGTACGCAACAGAAAACACTGTCTCAGAGCCAATCCCGAAACACCCTGAAACTGGGCACAGCAGGGCCCTAAATGCCAGGGAAGGAAGACACGACTTTAGCTGATGCCTGCACAGACACTGCCAATGGCTTAGTGAAGATCaccagcagcatctctgcagtacacagcaaaaagcaaactgGCACTCATAAGCTTTCCCACATGTACGTATGCCTTTGTGCAGGCTGTGCTTTGTAGTAATGTGCCTTTCCAGCAGGGTGACCTGTCTTGGCCAGGGTGGCAGAGGGACCAGGCAGCTGATGGGACCACTGGCGCCAGCCAGGCACCGCACTGCTGAGGGGTACGAGAGCATCGTGTACACGCACACTGCTCCCAGTGAGAGCATGCTGGGGTCAGCTGGTGTCATCCCAAGTTGTGGTGCAGATCTGGGTCACTTGGCTATCCATGTCCTCAAACTTTCATAACAAAATAAGACCCAGGACCCTCAGGCAAAAGAgttgggaaaacatttttcctctgagaGGAAAAGATGTACATGTAGAGTCGTGATACTGCTCCTTCTGTGGTTCCTGAAGAAGCACGCTGCTTGTggtcagggctggggaaggtcCTGGTCACACTATATTATATTAGTAGCCAGATTCATGAGAGGCCTCTCTGGACAGCAACAGATGCTTGTGGGACAGCAGGTCATCTGCCCAAGCAAAAGGACACCTTGAATGAAGTTGTGCGAAGCCTGCGGCCCTGGGGCCAAGGTTCTGGTGTCCCACTGTCTGGGACATGTATTGGTATCCTGGGAAAGCTACAGACAGCAGTGTCCCAGGTATGGGTCAGAGAGACCCTAGGAAGGAGAGCAAGAGCCTGGGAGAGTCCAGGTAAGCTCCTCTTCATGTTCATGGGGACACTCTAAGGCCTCAGAAGTGTGTACTTAGTAATGGCTGGGCCAGGAATGCTTCTCTGAAGGTCCTGCAGCAAGATGGGATA
This portion of the Oxyura jamaicensis isolate SHBP4307 breed ruddy duck chromosome 8, BPBGC_Ojam_1.0, whole genome shotgun sequence genome encodes:
- the PLPPR4 gene encoding phospholipid phosphatase-related protein type 4 isoform X2 — translated: MSAKERPKGKVTKDSVTLLPCFYFVELPILASSVVSLYFLELTDVFKPVHSGFNCYDKSLSMPYIEPTQEAVPFLMLLSLVFAGPSITIMVGEGILYCCLSKRRNGIGTEANINAGGCNFNSFLRRAVRFVGVHVFGLCSTALVTDIIQLSTGYQAPYFLTVCKPNYTSLNVSCSENSYVVEDICSGADTNIINAGRKSFPSQHATLAAFAAVYISMYFNSTLTDSSKLLKPLLVFAFIICGIICGLTRITQYKNHPVDVYCGFLIGGGIALYLGLYAVGNFLPSEENMFHQNFHREPLRSLTDLSQDANRILPGKNGSSTDGIASHRSESILNRNHRDSGSLTNIKRANADVEIITPRSPMGKENMVTFSNTLPRVNTPSLEDPARRNATIHASMDSARSKQLLSQWKNKNESRKLSLQVIETESGQSPPRAIEMRSSSEPSRVGVNGDHHGPSSQYLKIQPGSVPGCNNSGLSGGPRVSIQSRPGSSQLVHIPEETQENVNTSPKSSSARAKWLKAAEKSVACRSNSQPRIMQVIAMSKQQGVLQGSPKGSEGSTVTCTGAIRYKTLTDHEPSSIVRVEAHPENNRPVIQMPSEGEGSGSWKWKGPEKVTLRQTYELNDLNRDSESCDSLKDSYGSGDRKRSNIDNSEHHHHGITTIRVTPVEGSEIGSETLSISSSRDSTLRRKGNIILIPERGSSPENTRNIFYKGTSPTRAYKE